The Pseudomonas sp. HOU2 DNA window CGCTTCTCGACATAACGCACGCAGTCGTAACCGAAGTAGCCGACCAGCCCCCCATTGAAACGCGGCAGACCGGCGATGGTCGGCACGTTATAGCGGGCCTTGAAGGTTTCGACGAAGGCCAGCGGGTCTTCGACGTCATGGCTTTCGGTCTCGACGCCATCGACGGTGATGCTCACGTGATGGTCGTGCACCCGCAGTACGGTGCGGCACGGCAGGCCGATGATCGAGTAACGGCCCCACTTCTCGCCGCCCTGCACCGATTCGAGCAGGTAGGAGTTGGGCTGGTCGGCCAGTTTCAGGTAGATCGACAGCGGGGTGTCAAAGTCGGCCAGGGTTTCGCAGGCCAACGGAATGCGGTTGTAGCCGTCAGCGGCCAGGCGCAGGAATTCTTCGCGGATCATGGGGTGCCTCGTGGTGTGAGGGGCAAATCAGTCAGGTGTGCAAACGCGCCGGCAAGCCGGCCAGGAACCAGTCAGGCGCGCCAACGCCAGCGGGCCAGGGCCTTGATGACTTTCATCCAGAGTTTGCGGGTGACCACCACGATGGCGTTTCCAGAATGGGATTGAGATGCGTCGGGCAACGTTATCTCAGCGGCTGTACCGAGGCAACCGGGAATTAGCTTGCGCAGATCGTCGATCACCAGTGCCGGGGATTCCTCGGCAATCGGTCGACCGTGGTTGTAGCCGTAGCTCAGCGCCACGCACTTGACCCCCGCCGCTTTCGCCGCCAGCACGTCGCTGCGCGAATCGCCGACAAACAGCGATTGCGAAGCCGGAATGTTGGCCATCTTCATCACGAAGAACAGCGCGGCCGGATCAGGCTTCTTCTGCGGTAGCGTATCGCCGCCGATGATCCACTTGAAGTAGCGGCCGATCTTCATCTGATCCAGCAGCGGCGCGACGAAACGCTCGGGCTTGTTGGTGATCAGCGCCATGGCCACACCCTGCTTGTGCAGCCATTTGAGGGTATCGCGCACGCCGGGATAGACCACGGTCAGCTCGTGGCTCGCGCCATAGGCTTCCATGAATACTTCCAGCGCGTGCTCGGCCTCGACGTCATCCACCTCCGAATGATCGATGCCACCGGCCAGCGCCCGGCGCACCAGCACCGGTGCGCCATTGCCGACCCACTCGCGTACCGACTCGATGCCGGCAGGCTTGCGGCCGAGGGAGAGCAGCATGGTGTCCACCGCCGCCGCCAGGTCGGGAACCGAGTCGATCAGCGTGCCATCCAGATCGAACATCACCAACCGTGGCAGTTGCCCCGGGAACAGCTGCTCAAAACCGCTCATGGGCGCGCCAGCGCCAGTTCGGAACGCATCTTGTCGATGACTTCCTGATAGTTCGGTGCATTGAAGATCGCCGACCCGGCGACGAAGGTATCAGCACCGGCTGCGGCGATTTCGCGGATGTTGTTGACGTTGACGCCACCGTCGATTTCCAGACGGATGTCGCGGCCCGAAGCATCAATGATCGCCCGCGCTTCGCGCAGTTTATCGAGGGTGCCGGGGATGAACTTCTGCCCACCGAAGCCCGGGTTGACGCTCATCAGCAAGACCATGTCGACCTTGTCGATCACGTACTTGAGCACGTCCAGCGGGGTTGCCGGGTTGAACACCAGGCCGGATTTGCAGCCGCCTTCACGGATCAGTTGCAGCGAACGATCGACGTGCAGCGTGGCTTCCGGGTGGAAGGTGATGTAAGTGGCGCCGGCCTCGATGAAGTCGCCGACGATGCGATCCACCGGGCTGACCATCAGGTGTGCGTCGATCGGCGCAGTGATGCCGTACTTGCGCAGGGCCGCGCAAACCATCGGACCGATGGTCAGGTTTGGCACGTAGTGGTTGTCCATGACATCGAAGTGGACGAAGTCGGCACCGGCGGCCAGAACGTTGTCCACTTCTTCGCCGAGGCGGGCGAAGTCGGCGGAGAGAATCGACGGAGCAATTACGAAGGGCTGCATGACGCACCTTTTCTGAGCTAAATCACGATGGCGCGCATTGTATACCTCAAGTTTCCGTGCGCGCACCGTGACCGCGATGATCAGTACGCCGCTCGGTAGATCTTCTCGATATCCGCCGCGCTGAGCCTGCGCGGGTTGTTGCGCATCAAACGCTCGATCCCCGCGGCCTCCACGGCCATGGCCGGGATCGCCTCCTCGGGCACGCCGAAACTGCGCAGCCCGGCAGGAATTTCCACCGCCGCGCACAGCTCGGTCATGGCCTGCACGGCTTTGTCCGCCGCCTCATTGGCGCTCAGATGAGCGGTCTTCACCCCCATGGCTTCGGCGATATCCTGCATGCGCTCGACGCAGGCCATCTTGTTCCAGGTCATGACATACGGCAGCAACAACGCGTTACTGACGCCATGGGCGATGTTGAAACGCCCGCCCAACGGATAGGCCAACGCATGCACCGCGCCGACCCCGGCATTGCCGAACGCCATGCCGGCCATCAGGCTGGCGGTGGCCATGTCTTCCCGGGCTTGCAGATTGGCGCCATTGGCGTAGGCCTTGGGCAGCGCCCTGGCAATCAGCTTGATAGCGCCGAGTGCCAGCGAGTCGGTAATCGGCGAGGCGTTGACCGACAGATAGGATTCGATGGCATGCACCAGCGCATCGACACCACTGGCAGCGGTGACGCTGCGCGGGCAGGTCAGGGTCATTTGCGGACTGACCAGCGCCACGTCCGGCAACAAATAATCGCTGACGATGCCTTTCTTCAGTTGCGCGACCTTGTCCGAGAGGATGGCGACGTTGGTCACTTCCGAACCGGTGCCGGCGGTGGTCGGGATAGCGATCAGCGGCGGGCCTTTGCGCGGCACCTGATCGACGCCGAACAGGTCTTCCAGCGCGCCGTGGTATCCGGCATATGCGGCGACACTTTTGGCGATGTCGATGGCACTGCCGCCGCCCAGGCCAATGAAGCCGTCATGCCCGCCCTCGCGGTACACGCGCATGCAATCTTCGACGATGGCGATTTCCGGGTCCGGCAGCACCCGGTCAAAAATCTCGTACTCGCGCCCACCCAATTGGCACAGCGCCAGTTCCACGGTGCCGGACTTGACCAGCGCGGCGTCGGTGACAATCAACGGGTTGTCGATATCCAGCCGCGTGAGTTCCGCCGCCAGTTGCTCGATGGCCCCGGCGCCGGTGATCAGTTTGTGAGCGATTTTGAACTGGGACAGACTCATCGTGCGCAGCCTCTTATAGATGTGGGAGCTGAGCACAAGCGTAGCTGAGGGTTTGCGGTTGGCTGGTATTCAGTTGGTGAATAATCAAGAGCAAAGCCCCTCACCCTAACCCTCTCCCGGAGGGAGAGGGGACTGACTGAGCCGTTCTCTCGGAGTACATCGACGTGCAATACCGAGTCGAACTCAGATTCTGAACAGCATGAAGATCTGCTCCCTTTCCCCTTCGCCCCCTTGGGGGAGAGGGCTGGGGTGAGGGGGCGGCTTTTGATCTGGGCGTCAGACCTGCGCAGTACGCAGTTTCTCGCTACGACCACGCAACCATTCAAGGGTCAGCAACAGGATGACGGAGAAGGCGATCAGCAAGGTGGCCGCCGCCGCAATCGTCGGGCTGAGGTTCTCGCGGATCCCGCTGAACATCTGCCGTGGCAAGGTCGCTTGCTCGGGGCCGGCGAGGAACAGCGTCACCACCACTTCATCGAACGACGTCGCAAAGGCAAACAGCGCCCCGGAAATCACCCCCGGCGCAATCAACGGCAGAGTCACCCGGCGGAAGGTGGTCAATGGCGAAGCGCCAAGGCTGGCCGCCGCCCGCACCAGATTCTGGTTGAACCCCTGCAACGTCGCCGACACGGTGATGATCACGAACGGCACACCGAGCACCGCGTGCACCACGATCAACGAGAAGAAGCTGTTGCCCAGTCCCAGCGGTGCGAAGAACAGATAACTCGCCACACCAATGATCACCACCGGCACCACCATCGGCGAAATCACCAGCGCCATCACCAGCGATTTGCCGGGAAAGTCGCCACGGGTCAGGCCGATGGCGGCCAGGGTTCCGAAGACCATCGCCAGCACGGTCGCCGCGGGGGCGACGATGATGCTGTTCTTCAGCGAGCGCATCCATTCGGCCGAGGCGAAGAAGTCCTGATACCAGTGCAGCGAGAAACCCTGCAGCGGATACACCAGGAAACTGCCCGAGTTGAACGACAGCGGCACGATCACCAGCACTGGCAGAATCAGGAACAGCAGGATCAGGCCGCAGAGAATCCGCAAGCTGTAGAACCACACCCGTTCGATGGGCGACATGTAAGGACTCAGCATTTCAAATTCTCCTTAGCTCAGGCGCAGGCGACTGGCGCCCACCAGCCAGCTGTAGATCAGATACAGCACCACGGTCGCCAGCAGCAGCAAGCCGCCCAGCGCAGTGGCCATGCCCCAGTTGATGCTGGTGTTGGTGTAGAACGCGACGAAGTAACTGACCATCTGATCGTTCGGGCTGCCGAGCAGCGCCGGGGTGATGTAGTAGCCGATGGCGAGGATGAACACCAACAGGCAACCGGCGCCGACACCGGCGTAGGTCTGCGGGAAATACACCCGCCAGAAACTGGCGAACGGATGGCAGCCCAGCGAAATCGCAGCACGCATGTAGGTCGGCGAGATGCCTTTCATCACGCTGTAGATCGGCAGGATCATGAACGGCAGCAGAATGTGCACCATCGAGATGTAGACCCCGGTACGGTTGAACACCAGTTCCAGCGGCTTATCGATGATGCCCATGGCCATCAGCGCGCTGTTGATCAGCCCGCCCGACTGCAGCAACACGATCCACGCCGCGACCCGCACCAGAATCGAGGTCCAGAACGGCAGCAGCACCAGAATCATCAGCAGGTTGCTCTGCCGCGATGGCAGGTTCGCCAGCAGGTAAGCCAGTGGATAGGCGAGGAACAAACAGATCACGGTGATGATCAGGCCCATCCAGAACGTGCGGGCGAAGATGTCGAGGTAGATCGCTTGATCCGGGGTGGCAGGGGCCAGTTCGCCGAGATCGTCGATACGGTGATCGACCGCTGCCAGCAGATAGAACGGGGTGATGCTGCTGGTGTTGCGTTTGACCGCTTGCCAGTACGCCGGATCGCCCCAGCGCTCATCGAGGCCTTCGAGTGCTTCTTTATAGGAGGCCGGTTCGCTGGCGAAGGGCAGCGCCCGGGCGGTTTTGGTCAGCAGGCTGCGATAGCCGGCCAACTCCATGTTCAAGCGCTTGGACAGATCGCCCAGCGTCTGATTTTTGCGGGCTTCGGCGAGGTCTTCGCCGGCCGCTTTGTACACCGGTTCAGCGGGCAGGCCACGGCCGTCCCAACTGGCGATGGCCGCCACGGTGCGCGGCATGCCGCCGACCACTTCCGGGTTGCCGACGCTTTTGTAGAGCAGCGCCACGATCGGCACCAGGAACACCAGCAACAGAAACAGTACCAGCGGCGCAATCAACGCCTGGGCCTTCCAGCGGTTGACCCGCTCGGCGCGCTTGAGCTTCTGCTTCAAGGTGGGGCTGGCGCCCTCGTTCAGGGGAACGGCGATGGCCATGACGTACTCCGCAAATCTTTGATCGTTACAGAGGTGGCAACCACCTCTGTTGTGTTGGAACACCATGCCTGAGGATGGCGATTCCCTGTGGCGAGCGAGCTTGCTCGCGCTGGGCTGCGAAGCGGCCCCAAAATTGTGTTGGCAGTGCCAATTTTGTGAGTGCTGCGCACTCAAGCGGGAGCAAGCTCCCTCGCCACAACAGTTCGCTCCCGAAGTTGGAGTTTTGGTTATTTCGCAGCCCAGGAATTGAAGCGCTGTTCCAGTTGCTCGCCGTTGTCAGCCCAGAAGCTGACGTCGATCTGCACTTGGTTGGCGATGTTTTCCGGGGTGGTCGGCATGTCTTTCAGCACGTCCTTGCTCAGCAGCGGAACTGCCTGAGTGTTGGCCGGGCCATAGGCGATGTTTTCCGAGTAGGTCTTCTGCTGCTGCGGCTGGACCGAGTAGGCGATGAATTTCTTCGCTGCATCGGCGCGGGTCTTGTCCAGACCTTTCGGGATGGCCCAGGCGTCGAAGTCGTAGATGCCGCCATTCCATACCACTTTCAGGTTGGATTCTTTTTGCACGGCGGCGATACGGCCGTTGTAGGCCGAACTCATGACCACGTCACCGGAGGCGAGGTATTGCGGCGGTTGTGCGCCGGCCTCCCACCACTGGATGTTCGGTTTCAGCTCATCGAGCTTCTTGAACGCGCGATCCTGCCCTCCCTTGCTCGCCAGCTCTTTGTAGACGTCTTTCGGTGCAACACCGTCGGCCATCAGTGCGAATTCCAGGGTGTACTTGGCGCCCTTGCGCAGGCCCCGCTTGCCCGGAAATTTCTTGGTGTCCCAGAAATCGGCCCAACTGGTTGGCGCGGTTTTCAGCTTGTCGGCGTTGTACGCGAGCACGGTCGACCAGACGAAGAAGCCTACGCCGCATGGCTGAATTGCGCCTTTGACGTAATCCTCGGTTTTGCCGAACAGCGCCGGGTCGAGTTGTTCGAACATGTCTTCATCGCAACCACGGGACAGCTCTGGCGATTCGACTTCCACCAGATCCCACGACACGCTCTTGGTGTCGACCATGGCTTTGACCTTGGCCATTTCGCCGTTGTACTCGCCGGCAACGATCTTGCCGTTGCCCGCCGCTTCCCACGGTGCGTAGAAGGCTTTGACTTGCGCCGCCTTGTTCGCCCCGCCAAACGACACCACAGTCAGATCGGGACCGGCGGCCATTGCGCTGGCCGCACCCATCAGGCCCAGGGTCAGGGCGGTGAACTTCAGGGATCTCAACATTTATTGTTCTCTCCACGTGCAGGGTTGGTGTTGGTATTGCCGGGGCGCTTAGTGCGCCTCTAGAAGAGGATCGAGTGCGCGAACGTGCTCGACCTGCCAGCCAAGCGGAACCACGTCCCCGACCGCGAGCGCTGGATCGAGCTCGGCAATCGGCTGTTTCACGAAGAAGTCGGTCTTGCCGCAGACTTCCAGGCGCACCCGGACGTGGTCGCCCAGATAGATGAATTCCGCCACCCTCCCTGAGAAGCGGTTGACGCATTGGTCGCTCGAGCCATTGAGGCTGACGCGTTCCGGGCGAATCGACAGGGTCACCGGTTCGCCGGTCTGGCCGACGTTGACCGCCAGCGCCTCGACCTTCTCGCCCCTCCCCAGCTCAACCACGCAACGCTCGCCGCTCTGGCTGAGCAGCCGCCCGTTGAGGCGGTTGTTCTCGCCGATGAAATTGGCGACGAAGGTGTTTTTCGGTTCTTCGTAAAGGGTGCGCGGCGGGGCGATCTGCTGGATTTCGCCCTGATGGAACACAGCGACGCGATCGGACATGGTCAGCGCTTCACCCTGATCGTGGGTCACGTAGACCACGGTCACGCCAAGGCGTTGGTGCAGGTGCTTGATCTCCATCTGCATGTGTTCGCGCAATTGCTTGTCGAGTGCGCCCAGCGGTTCGTCCATCAGCACCAGTTGCGGTTCGAACACCAGCGCCCGCGCCAGTGCCACGCGCTGCTGCTGACCGCCGGAGAGTTGCGCCGGATAGCGCGAAGCGAAGGCGTCGAGCTGGACCATGCTCAGGACCTTCTTGACCTTGTCGCTGACGTCGCTCTTGTTCAGGCCGCGCACGGTCAACGGGAAAGCCAGGTTCTCGGCCACGGTCATGTGCGGGAACAACGCGTAGTTCTGGAACACCATACCGATGTCACGCTTGTGCGGCGGTACGTTATTGATGGCGCGGCCGGCGAGGAGGATTTCGCCGGCGGTCGGGGTTTCGAACCCGGCGAGCATCATCAGGCTGGTGGTCTTGCCCGAACCGGACGGCCCGAGCAGAGTCAGGAACTCGCCTTTGCGAATGTCCAGGTTGAGGTCTTTGACGATCAGGTTCTCGCCGTCGTAGCTCTTCTGCACTCCACGAAAGCTGACCAGCACATCACTGGCCCCTGCGTTTGAATCGACCTGGCTCATACCCACACCTTTGTTATTGGTAACTGCTGTGGATTAAGCCTAGTGGCTGGCGCCAGCCGCGCAAATCGGGGCGCAGGAGAGAATCGCCTCAGCCGGATGGAAGGTTGGGGGTAGGGATTGCCCTACAAGGATGGCGCGTTTTGGCAAACGCGCTACGAGCATCAAGCGGCAAGCCGCAAGAACAAGCAAAAGCGCGTGTCGCTAACGGATATGCCCACATTCTCAGGCTACACAGAGAAACCTGTGGGAGCTGGCTTGCCAGCGATAGCGGTGGTTCAGCTTGCATGGATGTGACTGACACTCCCTCATCGCTGGCAAGCCAGCTCCCACAGTTTTTTGTGCCGAGGTCAGAGGAGTTTGTGTTCCATCGCGTATTTGACCAGTTCGGCCAGCGAGGTGATGTTGAGCTTCTGCATCAGCCGCGCCTTGTGCGTGCTGATGGTCTTGCTGCTCAGCGCCAGTTGCTGGGCGATGTCGTTGACGTTGGCGCCCTGGGCCAGGCGTTCGAACACCGAGAACTCGCGCTCGGACAGCAGCGAATGCAGCGGACGCGTATCGGTCAGGCCGACCTCGAAGACCATGCGGTCAGCCAGTTCCGGGTCGATGTAGCGCCCGCCGGCCGCCACTTTGCGAATCGCCGTCAGCAATAGCGCCGGATCGCTGTCCTTGGTCGCATAACCGGCG harbors:
- a CDS encoding iron-containing alcohol dehydrogenase; translation: MSLSQFKIAHKLITGAGAIEQLAAELTRLDIDNPLIVTDAALVKSGTVELALCQLGGREYEIFDRVLPDPEIAIVEDCMRVYREGGHDGFIGLGGGSAIDIAKSVAAYAGYHGALEDLFGVDQVPRKGPPLIAIPTTAGTGSEVTNVAILSDKVAQLKKGIVSDYLLPDVALVSPQMTLTCPRSVTAASGVDALVHAIESYLSVNASPITDSLALGAIKLIARALPKAYANGANLQAREDMATASLMAGMAFGNAGVGAVHALAYPLGGRFNIAHGVSNALLLPYVMTWNKMACVERMQDIAEAMGVKTAHLSANEAADKAVQAMTELCAAVEIPAGLRSFGVPEEAIPAMAVEAAGIERLMRNNPRRLSAADIEKIYRAAY
- a CDS encoding ABC transporter permease translates to MAIAVPLNEGASPTLKQKLKRAERVNRWKAQALIAPLVLFLLLVFLVPIVALLYKSVGNPEVVGGMPRTVAAIASWDGRGLPAEPVYKAAGEDLAEARKNQTLGDLSKRLNMELAGYRSLLTKTARALPFASEPASYKEALEGLDERWGDPAYWQAVKRNTSSITPFYLLAAVDHRIDDLGELAPATPDQAIYLDIFARTFWMGLIITVICLFLAYPLAYLLANLPSRQSNLLMILVLLPFWTSILVRVAAWIVLLQSGGLINSALMAMGIIDKPLELVFNRTGVYISMVHILLPFMILPIYSVMKGISPTYMRAAISLGCHPFASFWRVYFPQTYAGVGAGCLLVFILAIGYYITPALLGSPNDQMVSYFVAFYTNTSINWGMATALGGLLLLATVVLYLIYSWLVGASRLRLS
- a CDS encoding ABC transporter ATP-binding protein is translated as MSQVDSNAGASDVLVSFRGVQKSYDGENLIVKDLNLDIRKGEFLTLLGPSGSGKTTSLMMLAGFETPTAGEILLAGRAINNVPPHKRDIGMVFQNYALFPHMTVAENLAFPLTVRGLNKSDVSDKVKKVLSMVQLDAFASRYPAQLSGGQQQRVALARALVFEPQLVLMDEPLGALDKQLREHMQMEIKHLHQRLGVTVVYVTHDQGEALTMSDRVAVFHQGEIQQIAPPRTLYEEPKNTFVANFIGENNRLNGRLLSQSGERCVVELGRGEKVEALAVNVGQTGEPVTLSIRPERVSLNGSSDQCVNRFSGRVAEFIYLGDHVRVRLEVCGKTDFFVKQPIAELDPALAVGDVVPLGWQVEHVRALDPLLEAH
- a CDS encoding phosphoglycolate phosphatase gives rise to the protein MSGFEQLFPGQLPRLVMFDLDGTLIDSVPDLAAAVDTMLLSLGRKPAGIESVREWVGNGAPVLVRRALAGGIDHSEVDDVEAEHALEVFMEAYGASHELTVVYPGVRDTLKWLHKQGVAMALITNKPERFVAPLLDQMKIGRYFKWIIGGDTLPQKKPDPAALFFVMKMANIPASQSLFVGDSRSDVLAAKAAGVKCVALSYGYNHGRPIAEESPALVIDDLRKLIPGCLGTAAEITLPDASQSHSGNAIVVVTRKLWMKVIKALARWRWRA
- a CDS encoding ABC transporter permease, which gives rise to MLSPYMSPIERVWFYSLRILCGLILLFLILPVLVIVPLSFNSGSFLVYPLQGFSLHWYQDFFASAEWMRSLKNSIIVAPAATVLAMVFGTLAAIGLTRGDFPGKSLVMALVISPMVVPVVIIGVASYLFFAPLGLGNSFFSLIVVHAVLGVPFVIITVSATLQGFNQNLVRAAASLGASPLTTFRRVTLPLIAPGVISGALFAFATSFDEVVVTLFLAGPEQATLPRQMFSGIRENLSPTIAAAATLLIAFSVILLLTLEWLRGRSEKLRTAQV
- the rpe gene encoding ribulose-phosphate 3-epimerase, whose protein sequence is MQPFVIAPSILSADFARLGEEVDNVLAAGADFVHFDVMDNHYVPNLTIGPMVCAALRKYGITAPIDAHLMVSPVDRIVGDFIEAGATYITFHPEATLHVDRSLQLIREGGCKSGLVFNPATPLDVLKYVIDKVDMVLLMSVNPGFGGQKFIPGTLDKLREARAIIDASGRDIRLEIDGGVNVNNIREIAAAGADTFVAGSAIFNAPNYQEVIDKMRSELALARP
- a CDS encoding response regulator transcription factor; amino-acid sequence: MIRVLVAEDHTIVREGIKQLIGLAKDLQVVGEASNGEQLLETLRSVPCEVVLLDISMPGVNGLEAIPRIRALNNPPAILVLSMHDEAQMAARALKVGAAGYATKDSDPALLLTAIRKVAAGGRYIDPELADRMVFEVGLTDTRPLHSLLSEREFSVFERLAQGANVNDIAQQLALSSKTISTHKARLMQKLNITSLAELVKYAMEHKLL
- a CDS encoding ABC transporter substrate-binding protein, which translates into the protein MLRSLKFTALTLGLMGAASAMAAGPDLTVVSFGGANKAAQVKAFYAPWEAAGNGKIVAGEYNGEMAKVKAMVDTKSVSWDLVEVESPELSRGCDEDMFEQLDPALFGKTEDYVKGAIQPCGVGFFVWSTVLAYNADKLKTAPTSWADFWDTKKFPGKRGLRKGAKYTLEFALMADGVAPKDVYKELASKGGQDRAFKKLDELKPNIQWWEAGAQPPQYLASGDVVMSSAYNGRIAAVQKESNLKVVWNGGIYDFDAWAIPKGLDKTRADAAKKFIAYSVQPQQQKTYSENIAYGPANTQAVPLLSKDVLKDMPTTPENIANQVQIDVSFWADNGEQLEQRFNSWAAK